Proteins found in one Candidatus Binatia bacterium genomic segment:
- a CDS encoding alpha/beta hydrolase: MKLLKRIAQGVGLLVAGLAVALVIWALLPPSTPAIDGPSSIATIERVHLGGVEQAILVRGRDTAAPVLLYVHGGPGTGHLPIARTYSELLEDEFVVVHWDQSGAGASCEGAEWDTISLDGIVTETIELSEILAARFGDDGKIFLLGHSWGSLVGALAAQRRPDLYHAYIGVGQLVDGRQNEELSYAWVEKEAKRREDTEALAALAQIAPPYADNDQLRTQREILHRYRGSIYAVDQAKTVLPSLFFGREYTLANRLSYLSCMERSLATLWPEVEKTNLRTQIPRLEVPVFFFNGRHDWNTPTPLVEDWAAQLSAPEIELVWFENAGHFVPIEAPYEFQRALIDRVLPIAAPAP; the protein is encoded by the coding sequence ATGAAGCTTCTCAAACGAATCGCTCAGGGGGTCGGCCTTCTCGTGGCCGGCCTCGCGGTCGCGCTCGTGATCTGGGCACTCCTCCCACCGTCGACCCCGGCCATCGACGGACCGAGCTCTATCGCGACAATCGAACGGGTGCACCTCGGCGGCGTCGAGCAAGCGATCCTCGTGCGCGGCCGGGATACCGCGGCGCCGGTCCTCCTCTACGTCCACGGCGGGCCCGGCACCGGACACCTTCCGATCGCCCGCACCTACTCGGAGCTGCTCGAGGACGAGTTCGTCGTCGTCCACTGGGATCAGAGCGGCGCAGGCGCGTCATGCGAAGGCGCCGAGTGGGACACGATCAGCCTCGACGGTATCGTCACCGAGACCATCGAGCTGAGCGAGATCCTCGCGGCGCGCTTCGGGGACGACGGCAAGATCTTCCTCCTGGGTCACTCCTGGGGAAGCCTCGTCGGCGCTCTCGCCGCGCAACGCCGCCCGGATCTCTACCACGCCTACATCGGCGTCGGTCAGCTCGTGGACGGCCGGCAGAACGAAGAGCTATCGTATGCGTGGGTCGAGAAGGAAGCGAAACGCCGGGAGGACACCGAGGCCCTCGCCGCGCTCGCACAAATCGCGCCCCCGTACGCCGACAACGACCAGCTGCGGACCCAGCGCGAAATCCTCCACCGCTACCGGGGCAGCATCTACGCCGTCGATCAAGCGAAGACGGTTCTGCCCTCGCTGTTCTTCGGCCGGGAGTACACGCTGGCCAACCGCCTCTCGTACCTGAGCTGCATGGAACGGAGCCTCGCGACCCTCTGGCCCGAGGTCGAGAAGACCAACCTACGCACGCAGATCCCTCGGCTCGAGGTGCCGGTATTTTTCTTCAACGGTCGCCACGACTGGAACACGCCCACTCCCCTCGTGGAGGACTGGGCGGCCCAGCTCTCCGCACCCGAGATCGAGCTGGTCTGGTTCGAGAATGCAGGACACTTCGTGCCGATCGAGGCTCCCTACGAGTTCCAGCGGGCGTTGATCGACCGCGTGCTTCCGATTGCGGCTCCGGCCCCATAG